One Oncorhynchus clarkii lewisi isolate Uvic-CL-2024 chromosome 32, UVic_Ocla_1.0, whole genome shotgun sequence DNA window includes the following coding sequences:
- the LOC139391590 gene encoding octapeptide-repeat protein T2-like, whose translation RRARQREKEQCRERKSKLERERARQGERERASQREREKEQGERERARQRERARQREKEQVRE comes from the exons agaagagcaaggcagagagagaaagagcaatgcagagagagaaagagtaagttagagagagaaagagcaaggcagggagagagagaaagagcaagtcagagagagagagagaaagagcaaggc gagagagaaagagcaaggcagagagaaagagcgaggcagagagagaaagagcaagtcagagag